In Leptotrichia sp. OH3620_COT-345, a single window of DNA contains:
- a CDS encoding sugar O-acetyltransferase, whose product MTEKEKMISGKLYKSFGEELAKERLHAKELCFDFNNIRPSNTEEKNRIIKNLFGKIGKNFWIEASFICDYGYNIKAGDNLYINYNCVILDCAQVTLGNNVMIAPNVGIYTAGHPLDSKTRHEDLLEFAYPVTIGNNVWIGANVIILPGVSIGDNSVIGAGSVVTKNIPENVIAVGNPCKVIRKIKS is encoded by the coding sequence GTGACTGAAAAGGAAAAAATGATAAGTGGAAAACTGTACAAAAGTTTTGGAGAAGAGCTGGCAAAAGAACGACTGCATGCTAAAGAACTCTGTTTTGACTTTAATAATATAAGACCGTCAAATACTGAGGAAAAAAACCGGATAATAAAAAATCTGTTCGGAAAAATAGGAAAAAATTTCTGGATAGAAGCTTCTTTCATATGTGATTACGGCTATAATATAAAAGCAGGGGATAATCTTTATATAAATTACAACTGTGTAATTCTTGACTGTGCACAAGTTACTTTGGGAAATAATGTAATGATTGCACCTAATGTGGGAATATACACAGCAGGACATCCTCTTGATTCAAAAACAAGACATGAAGATTTACTCGAATTTGCTTATCCCGTTACTATTGGAAATAACGTCTGGATAGGAGCAAATGTTATTATTCTGCCGGGAGTTTCCATTGGAGATAATTCAGTTATCGGAGCCGGGAGTGTAGTTACCAAAAATATTCCTGAAAATGTAATTGCTGTAGGAAATCCATGTAAAGTCATAAGAAAAATAAAATCCTAA
- the mvaD gene encoding diphosphomevalonate decarboxylase codes for MDRKTVRSYANIAIIKYWGKKNEKNMIPATSSISLTLENMYTDTEISFIDNNGDKFIDKDLFYLNGELQDEKQTEKISNIINMFREDKNRRVLIKTENSMPTAAGLSSSSSGLSAVIKACNKLFDKNLSRNEMAGISKFGSGSSARSFFGPIGAWDKDTGEIYEIKTDLKLAMIMLVLNEEKKIISSREGMKLCSETSTVFEKWVKDSEKDYEDMKKALTENDFKKVGELTEKNALAMHETTLYTTPPFSYLTDKSREAMDYVRELREKGEKCYFTMDAGPNVKVLCLEESFEKLKNILKKKYNIIASKTKVISDDDRE; via the coding sequence ATGGACAGAAAAACTGTAAGATCCTATGCCAATATAGCAATTATAAAATATTGGGGGAAAAAAAATGAAAAAAATATGATACCTGCTACAAGCAGCATATCTCTTACATTGGAAAATATGTATACCGATACGGAAATAAGTTTCATTGATAATAATGGAGATAAATTCATTGACAAGGATTTATTTTATCTGAATGGAGAGCTTCAGGATGAAAAGCAGACTGAAAAAATAAGTAACATAATAAATATGTTCAGAGAAGATAAAAATCGGAGAGTATTAATAAAAACTGAAAACAGCATGCCGACAGCAGCAGGATTGTCTTCAAGCTCAAGTGGGCTTTCGGCGGTAATAAAAGCATGTAATAAGCTGTTTGACAAAAATCTTTCAAGAAATGAAATGGCAGGAATTTCAAAATTCGGATCAGGTTCTTCTGCAAGGAGTTTTTTCGGTCCTATAGGTGCATGGGATAAAGATACAGGAGAAATATATGAAATAAAAACAGATTTAAAGCTCGCAATGATTATGCTTGTACTGAATGAAGAAAAGAAAATAATATCAAGTAGGGAAGGGATGAAACTTTGTAGTGAAACTTCCACAGTATTTGAAAAATGGGTAAAAGATTCTGAAAAAGATTATGAAGATATGAAAAAAGCGTTAACTGAAAATGATTTTAAAAAAGTAGGAGAGCTGACTGAAAAAAATGCTTTGGCAATGCATGAAACAACATTATATACAACTCCTCCTTTTTCGTATCTGACAGATAAAAGCAGGGAAGCAATGGATTATGTCAGAGAGCTGAGGGAAAAAGGAGAAAAATGCTATTTTACAATGGATGCAGGACCTAATGTGAAAGTTCTGTGTCTTGAAGAAAGTTTTGAAAAACTGAAAAATATATTGAAAAAGAAATATAATATAATAGCATCAAAAACGAAGGTGATTTCTGATGACGATAGGGAATAG
- a CDS encoding metal ABC transporter ATP-binding protein — MKSSEKKLISVRNLSFKYHNDLILNDINFDIFKGQNVAILGRNGGGKSTLVKVILNFLKKKTGKIKFFIDKSRIGYLPQIREFDVTFPINIFDLVISGLTNRKNLFRPFNKEEKEKTEKLLKEFGIFHLKHKLISEVSGGQLQRALIARALVSSPEIIFLDEPESFLDKEFEFRLFEKIKQLSDSTLVIISHELEKIYNYVDSIFIVEENIKIYKDKTDYYKSENTNLHKH; from the coding sequence ATGAAAAGTTCCGAAAAAAAGCTAATCAGTGTAAGAAATTTAAGTTTTAAATATCATAATGATCTTATTCTGAATGACATAAATTTTGATATATTTAAAGGACAAAATGTAGCAATATTAGGAAGAAATGGCGGAGGAAAATCTACTTTAGTAAAAGTTATCTTGAATTTTCTTAAAAAGAAAACAGGAAAAATCAAGTTTTTTATCGATAAAAGTAGAATCGGCTATCTTCCTCAAATTAGAGAATTTGATGTGACATTTCCAATTAATATTTTTGATTTGGTTATATCGGGGCTTACAAATAGAAAAAATCTTTTCAGACCCTTTAATAAAGAAGAAAAAGAAAAAACGGAAAAACTTCTGAAAGAATTTGGAATTTTTCATCTGAAACATAAATTAATAAGTGAAGTTTCAGGAGGTCAGCTTCAAAGAGCTCTTATTGCAAGGGCTCTTGTCTCATCTCCTGAAATCATATTTTTAGACGAGCCTGAATCTTTCCTTGATAAAGAATTTGAATTTAGGTTATTTGAAAAAATAAAACAGCTTTCAGATTCCACACTTGTCATAATTTCTCATGAACTGGAAAAAATATATAACTATGTGGATTCTATATTTATTGTGGAAGAAAATATAAAAATATATAAAGATAAAACCGATTATTATAAAAGTGAAAATACAAACTTACATAAACATTGA
- a CDS encoding phosphomevalonate kinase — MTIGNREDNGKLVKVKTCGKLYIAGEYAVLISGHSAVVKNVNIYMEAKIKFSNNYKIYSDMYGYSVSLEKNEDYSLIQETVNIVNEYLYIKAIKTFPFELNIMGKMENNGKKYGIGSSGSVVILVIKAMIKLYKLKISKEEVFKLSSYILLKRGDNGSMGDLACITYESLIVYTSFDRGKVSTEIEKKSLGKIMDMDWGYSIEKLKCKEKYEFLVGWTKKPSISKDMINHVKKSINEKFLENSDRNVRELVKGIKTGNCKMIGNALDKGGKLLKNLDKSIYSNELEKLVKASDGLDIFSKSSGAGGGDCGIAVSFNKNDTEILIERWKKENIDLLYSSEL, encoded by the coding sequence ATGACGATAGGGAATAGGGAAGATAATGGAAAATTAGTCAAAGTAAAAACTTGTGGAAAACTTTACATAGCAGGAGAATATGCAGTATTAATTTCAGGTCATAGTGCAGTTGTAAAAAATGTAAATATTTACATGGAAGCAAAAATAAAATTTTCAAATAATTATAAGATATATTCTGATATGTACGGTTATTCAGTGTCTTTAGAAAAAAATGAAGATTACTCCCTTATACAGGAAACTGTAAATATTGTAAATGAATACCTTTACATAAAAGCAATAAAAACTTTCCCCTTTGAGTTGAATATAATGGGGAAAATGGAAAATAACGGCAAAAAATACGGTATAGGATCAAGTGGAAGTGTGGTAATATTAGTAATAAAGGCAATGATAAAATTATATAAATTGAAAATTTCAAAAGAGGAAGTTTTTAAATTATCTTCTTATATACTTTTAAAAAGAGGGGATAATGGTTCAATGGGAGATTTGGCATGTATAACTTACGAAAGTCTCATTGTCTATACTTCGTTTGACAGAGGAAAAGTAAGTACGGAAATAGAGAAAAAATCCCTTGGAAAAATAATGGATATGGATTGGGGATATAGTATTGAAAAATTAAAATGTAAGGAGAAATATGAATTTTTAGTAGGTTGGACAAAAAAGCCTTCAATTTCTAAAGATATGATAAATCATGTGAAAAAATCTATTAATGAAAAATTTCTGGAAAATTCCGATAGAAATGTACGTGAGCTTGTAAAAGGAATAAAAACAGGAAATTGTAAAATGATTGGGAACGCTTTAGATAAAGGGGGAAAGTTACTGAAAAATTTGGATAAGTCGATATATAGCAATGAACTTGAAAAACTTGTAAAAGCTTCTGACGGTCTTGATATATTTTCAAAAAGCAGTGGAGCCGGGGGAGGAGACTGCGGGATAGCTGTATCCTTTAATAAAAATGATACGGAAATTTTGATTGAAAGATGGAAAAAGGAAAATATAGATTTACTTTATTCATCAGAACTGTAA
- the mvk gene encoding mevalonate kinase — protein sequence MLIGIGKNENIAEKIGVGKAHSKIILIGEHSVVYGYPAIAIPLKNVTVKCKVTLSDRLFSYNPEDTLSTAVYEALKYLGKENEKIKYEVESEIPEKRGMGSSAAVSIAGIKAVFNYFGKKPEKNILEELVNKAEIVAHTTPSGLDAKTCLSDKAVKFIRQAGFFNINLNLGAYLIIADSGIQGKTRETVTMIREMGEKAEPMLSELGKLTEETEKYIEEKDLINIGRNMLKANKELSKLGLSTMKTDLLIDEAMKAGALGAKISGGGQGGCIIALTDDEKKADIIKQALKEKGAVNIWTEKL from the coding sequence ATGTTAATCGGCATAGGAAAAAATGAGAATATTGCTGAAAAAATAGGTGTCGGGAAAGCACATTCAAAAATAATACTGATAGGAGAACATTCAGTAGTTTATGGCTATCCTGCCATTGCCATTCCTTTAAAAAACGTAACTGTAAAGTGTAAAGTAACACTTTCAGATAGACTGTTTTCATATAATCCTGAAGATACTTTGTCAACAGCTGTTTATGAAGCATTAAAATATCTGGGAAAAGAGAATGAAAAAATAAAATATGAAGTAGAATCTGAAATTCCTGAAAAAAGAGGCATGGGTTCTTCAGCAGCTGTAAGTATAGCAGGAATCAAAGCCGTATTTAACTACTTCGGAAAAAAGCCCGAAAAAAATATTCTTGAAGAACTTGTAAATAAAGCTGAAATTGTGGCTCACACTACTCCGAGCGGTCTTGACGCAAAAACATGTCTAAGTGATAAAGCTGTAAAATTTATCAGACAAGCGGGATTTTTCAATATTAATTTGAATTTGGGAGCATATCTTATAATAGCGGATTCAGGAATTCAGGGGAAAACCAGAGAAACTGTAACTATGATAAGAGAAATGGGAGAAAAAGCGGAGCCTATGCTTTCAGAACTTGGAAAACTTACAGAAGAAACAGAAAAATATATAGAAGAAAAAGATTTAATCAATATAGGAAGAAATATGCTTAAAGCAAATAAAGAGCTTTCAAAACTTGGTTTAAGTACAATGAAGACAGATTTACTCATAGATGAGGCGATGAAAGCGGGAGCATTGGGAGCAAAAATATCAGGTGGAGGGCAGGGAGGCTGTATCATAGCTCTGACTGATGATGAAAAGAAGGCAGATATAATAAAACAGGCTTTAAAAGAAAAAGGAGCAGTAAATATATGGACAGAAAAACTGTAA
- a CDS encoding Dps family protein has product MSKTVEKLNLYLVNLNVLYRKVQNYHWNVIGKGFFTIHAKLEDFYDGISEQIDEVAERILSVGGRPYGTLKDYLELTTLKEAENKEISVENVVNSVKSDFEAMLNLLKETKEVADSENDYGTSAMLDEYISEYEKNLWMLNAYLK; this is encoded by the coding sequence ATGAGTAAAACTGTAGAAAAATTAAATCTATACTTAGTAAATTTAAATGTACTTTATAGAAAAGTACAGAATTATCACTGGAATGTCATAGGTAAAGGATTCTTCACTATACATGCAAAATTGGAAGATTTCTATGACGGAATCAGCGAGCAGATAGATGAAGTAGCTGAAAGAATACTTTCTGTGGGAGGAAGACCATACGGTACTTTAAAAGATTATTTAGAACTTACTACTCTTAAAGAAGCTGAAAATAAAGAAATTTCAGTTGAAAATGTTGTTAATTCAGTAAAATCGGATTTTGAAGCTATGCTTAACCTTTTAAAAGAAACTAAAGAAGTTGCTGATAGTGAAAATGATTATGGAACTTCAGCAATGCTTGATGAATATATTTCAGAATATGAAAAAAATCTATGGATGTTAAATGCTTACTTAAAATAA
- a CDS encoding gamma-glutamylcyclotransferase, whose product MIKLFVYGSLRKGCFNHSYIKEKAEFKRIFYVKGTLFTIKNKKYPALILNNCKKNSSDIFTVGELYEFCENADNPEKIFENMDKMEEYYGENNINNEYNRLCLDIYDSNYKKADSAYVYVYNLENPLLKDSLENKIENNDYLNVYKK is encoded by the coding sequence ATGATAAAATTATTTGTATATGGCTCTTTAAGAAAAGGCTGCTTTAATCATTCTTATATTAAAGAAAAAGCTGAATTTAAAAGAATATTTTATGTAAAAGGAACACTCTTTACAATTAAAAACAAGAAATATCCTGCTCTTATTTTAAATAATTGTAAAAAAAACTCTTCTGATATATTTACAGTAGGAGAATTATATGAATTTTGTGAAAATGCGGATAATCCTGAAAAAATTTTTGAAAATATGGATAAAATGGAGGAATATTATGGCGAAAACAATATAAATAATGAGTATAACCGCCTTTGCCTTGACATATATGACAGTAATTATAAAAAAGCAGACAGTGCCTACGTATATGTTTATAATCTTGAAAATCCTTTATTGAAAGACAGCCTGGAAAATAAAATTGAAAATAATGATTATCTTAATGTATATAAAAAATAA
- the fni gene encoding type 2 isopentenyl-diphosphate Delta-isomerase — protein sequence MPDNDIYGKMNRKDDHINHALKYESAYNSFDDIELIHHSIPEYNMEDIDTSVCFAGHKFECPFFINAMTGGSQRGKEINRKLAKVAQECGLLFITGSYSAALKNPDDNSFRIVREENKDLLLGTNIGADKDYKDGIKAIEDLNPLFLQIHVNFMQELIMAEGSRNFSKWQENIKGFTENIKIPLILKEVGFGMSKETVRKGIELGIKTFDISGRGGTSFAYIENARRNNKFSYLDDWGQTTVVSLLSVKEYMDKVEIIASGGIRNPLDIIKSLVLGAKGVGISKAILKLIEENSIEEVIKTLDSWKHECKIIMCALNSKNISDLKNVKYILYGKTKEFTEQRKL from the coding sequence ATGCCTGATAATGACATATATGGAAAAATGAACAGAAAAGATGATCATATAAATCATGCCTTAAAATATGAGAGTGCATATAACAGCTTTGACGATATAGAACTGATACATCATTCAATACCTGAATATAATATGGAAGATATCGACACTTCCGTATGTTTTGCGGGACATAAATTTGAATGCCCTTTTTTTATAAATGCCATGACAGGGGGAAGTCAAAGAGGAAAAGAAATAAACAGAAAATTAGCAAAAGTTGCACAAGAGTGCGGATTACTTTTTATAACGGGCTCTTACAGTGCAGCACTAAAAAATCCTGATGATAATTCTTTCAGGATAGTGAGGGAAGAAAATAAAGATTTACTTTTAGGAACAAATATCGGAGCGGATAAAGATTATAAAGACGGAATTAAAGCAATAGAAGATTTGAACCCATTATTTCTTCAAATACATGTAAACTTTATGCAGGAGCTTATAATGGCTGAAGGAAGCAGAAATTTCAGCAAATGGCAGGAAAATATAAAAGGATTTACAGAAAATATAAAAATTCCTCTTATTCTTAAAGAAGTGGGATTTGGAATGAGTAAGGAAACTGTAAGGAAAGGAATAGAACTGGGGATAAAAACTTTTGATATAAGCGGAAGAGGCGGAACAAGCTTTGCCTATATTGAAAATGCAAGGAGGAATAACAAATTTTCTTATTTAGATGACTGGGGACAAACGACAGTTGTTTCACTTTTAAGTGTAAAAGAATACATGGATAAAGTAGAAATAATAGCAAGCGGAGGTATCAGAAATCCGTTGGATATAATAAAATCATTAGTATTGGGAGCTAAAGGAGTCGGAATTTCAAAGGCAATACTGAAACTTATTGAAGAAAATTCCATTGAAGAAGTCATTAAAACTTTAGATAGTTGGAAACATGAATGTAAGATTATAATGTGTGCATTAAACTCTAAAAATATAAGTGATTTGAAAAATGTAAAATATATATTATATGGAAAAACAAAAGAGTTTACAGAACAGAGGAAATTATAA
- a CDS encoding Fur family transcriptional regulator yields MKLTKKRQEILDIIKSSETPINVKFLKSKVTFDLSTIYRSLDFLEKNKFVFSFDLENERYYFKEENANFFVCNSCKHIENITEFSNSETENEKDILKKKGFSPLSHLSIFKGKCNDCN; encoded by the coding sequence ATGAAATTAACTAAAAAACGTCAAGAAATCCTTGATATTATAAAATCGTCAGAAACTCCCATAAATGTAAAATTTTTAAAGTCAAAAGTAACTTTTGATCTTTCTACAATATATCGCTCTCTTGATTTTCTGGAAAAAAATAAATTTGTTTTTTCTTTTGATTTGGAAAATGAAAGATATTATTTTAAAGAGGAAAATGCAAACTTTTTTGTATGTAATTCGTGTAAGCATATTGAAAATATAACTGAATTTTCAAATTCGGAAACAGAAAATGAAAAAGACATATTGAAAAAGAAAGGGTTTTCTCCTCTTTCCCATTTGTCTATTTTCAAAGGAAAATGTAATGACTGTAATTAA
- a CDS encoding tripartite tricarboxylate transporter permease — MIFEIVIAALAAVFIYTVIGFVPGTDETSVLLPITLMLVLAGASEVIILSFFISAIITLNLINLMPAILVGLPGGVMSTPMIESGFILKKKGLSATVIKKMALSAVIATFISIIISLLLANALVPFGESIKAYSKYFFVAGAVFLSLISKNKALCLISIIPGAILVMALRHLYYAIEVVPPTKNITTSFFIGITIGPLFVSMISLLNKESLKEMEVKEYDNVILPESEDSKKVKLTKEEMKISVLSSVIVNFLFVLSPVGLLILSKELIGKGKDETISHTEKLVGMGAIAQATYLSGIIISLFGLGIPLSPAAIGPGAALFEAGDRFKIGNNIHNLLPKETFIITVLISALIAAGLSYFLITRYAFKITYFVMTRIPHEAVLAVFVSFILLLSYMEAGIINIFGVFLIGLYSGFMNKLGVNYGVQFMTLYASSFIVQIIGGI; from the coding sequence ATGATATTTGAAATAGTCATAGCTGCATTGGCAGCAGTGTTTATATATACTGTAATCGGTTTCGTTCCGGGAACTGATGAAACAAGTGTCCTACTTCCTATAACACTTATGCTTGTATTGGCAGGGGCATCTGAAGTGATAATATTGAGTTTCTTTATTTCAGCAATAATCACGCTAAATCTTATAAATCTTATGCCTGCAATTTTGGTAGGACTACCTGGGGGTGTAATGTCTACACCTATGATAGAAAGTGGATTTATACTCAAGAAAAAAGGATTAAGTGCCACGGTAATAAAAAAAATGGCACTATCTGCGGTAATAGCGACATTTATTTCAATAATAATATCACTTCTTCTGGCGAATGCATTAGTTCCTTTTGGAGAATCTATAAAAGCATATTCAAAATATTTTTTTGTGGCAGGAGCGGTATTTTTATCACTTATAAGTAAAAATAAGGCATTATGTCTTATTTCCATTATTCCGGGAGCTATTCTCGTAATGGCGTTAAGACATCTTTATTATGCTATTGAAGTAGTTCCTCCAACAAAAAATATTACGACATCTTTTTTTATCGGAATAACAATAGGACCTTTGTTTGTATCCATGATTTCGCTTTTAAATAAAGAATCTTTAAAAGAAATGGAAGTAAAGGAATATGATAATGTTATTCTTCCTGAATCTGAAGACAGTAAAAAGGTGAAATTAACCAAGGAAGAAATGAAGATTTCCGTTTTATCTTCAGTAATTGTAAATTTTCTTTTTGTATTAAGTCCTGTAGGATTGCTTATTTTATCCAAAGAACTTATAGGGAAAGGAAAAGATGAAACAATCTCCCACACTGAAAAGCTTGTAGGAATGGGTGCAATAGCTCAGGCTACTTATTTATCAGGAATAATAATATCTCTTTTCGGATTGGGGATACCTTTATCTCCTGCAGCTATAGGTCCGGGAGCTGCATTGTTTGAAGCGGGAGATAGGTTTAAAATAGGAAATAATATTCATAATTTACTTCCAAAAGAAACTTTTATAATTACTGTATTAATTTCTGCGTTGATAGCGGCAGGATTGAGCTATTTTCTTATTACAAGATATGCTTTTAAAATAACTTATTTCGTTATGACAAGAATACCTCATGAAGCCGTACTTGCAGTATTTGTTTCTTTTATATTGTTGCTTTCCTATATGGAAGCAGGTATTATAAATATATTTGGGGTATTTTTAATAGGTCTTTACAGCGGATTTATGAATAAACTTGGAGTAAATTACGGAGTTCAGTTTATGACGTTGTATGCTTCTTCATTCATTGTACAGATAATAGGAGGAATTTAG
- a CDS encoding metal ABC transporter solute-binding protein, Zn/Mn family translates to MKKILTLILVGIFIFSCGKKESSGKKEDTIKTETTIKKEKIAASIPPLKWIVQKIAGNDFEVISIVQPNMNHELFDPKPDDLKVLEDSKIFFTYNMLAFEETVGKSLNNPDKVTNVLNGVDTALFLKGHHHDDDDHDHDHKNEKHGHKDEKNKKDDHNHDEDSLDPHVWFSLEMMPQVAKNIKDKLTEIYPDKKDVFEKNFNDFSVELNKFKDEISKKMASKTKKSFMIYHPALDYFLKNYDIEEIEIESEGKEPSAQQIKEIINEAKEHGVTTILVQPQFPKQSAEAISKEIPGSKVMEFNVDLENVFENLNRFVDYLD, encoded by the coding sequence ATGAAAAAAATTTTAACATTAATTTTAGTAGGAATTTTTATTTTTTCGTGTGGAAAAAAGGAAAGCTCGGGAAAAAAAGAAGACACTATAAAAACTGAAACTACTATAAAAAAAGAAAAAATAGCGGCAAGTATACCTCCGCTTAAATGGATTGTTCAGAAAATTGCGGGAAATGATTTTGAAGTTATTTCCATTGTTCAACCGAATATGAATCACGAACTTTTTGACCCCAAACCTGATGATTTGAAAGTTCTTGAAGATTCAAAAATATTCTTCACTTACAATATGTTGGCTTTTGAGGAAACAGTTGGAAAAAGTCTGAATAATCCCGATAAAGTTACTAATGTTCTTAACGGAGTAGATACTGCATTATTTTTAAAAGGACATCATCACGATGATGACGACCATGACCATGATCATAAAAATGAAAAACATGGACATAAAGATGAAAAAAATAAAAAAGATGACCACAACCACGATGAAGATTCTCTTGATCCTCATGTATGGTTTTCACTGGAAATGATGCCCCAAGTTGCTAAAAATATAAAAGATAAATTAACGGAAATATATCCTGATAAAAAAGATGTTTTTGAAAAAAATTTCAATGATTTTTCTGTTGAATTGAATAAGTTTAAAGATGAGATTTCAAAAAAGATGGCTTCAAAAACTAAAAAATCATTTATGATTTACCATCCTGCACTTGACTATTTCCTGAAAAACTATGATATTGAAGAAATTGAAATTGAAAGTGAAGGAAAGGAACCTTCTGCACAGCAGATTAAAGAAATTATAAATGAAGCTAAGGAACACGGTGTAACTACCATCTTGGTTCAACCTCAGTTTCCTAAACAGAGTGCGGAAGCTATATCCAAAGAAATTCCTGGTTCAAAAGTAATGGAATTCAATGTGGATTTGGAAAATGTATTTGAAAATCTTAACCGTTTTGTTGATTATCTTGACTAA
- a CDS encoding metal ABC transporter permease — protein MRNALIVGFLSSVCCGIIGTYIVNKKMVFISSSISHASYGGIGIGIFLIHFFKLPVKDPLIFGLFFSILSGILILLLKDFFNVNSDLGIGMVMSLGMAVGIIFSFITPGYQADMSTYLFGNILLSNNTNIISLLILDIITVIFFIVYYKGIVYTSFDEKLYGIYGVPVSFINYFMITLISSAIIINIKTIGIILIISILTIPQAAASIVAKKYSVIILLSVLFSFLGILSGLYFSYVLNIPSGPSIIVSLIILIVIIKFFSFFRKND, from the coding sequence ATGAGAAATGCTCTCATTGTAGGATTTCTTTCAAGTGTATGTTGCGGAATAATAGGAACATATATTGTAAATAAAAAAATGGTTTTTATTTCTTCAAGTATAAGCCATGCTTCATATGGAGGAATAGGGATAGGAATTTTCCTTATTCATTTTTTTAAACTTCCTGTAAAAGATCCGTTAATTTTTGGATTATTTTTTTCTATATTGTCGGGGATACTTATACTTCTTTTAAAGGATTTTTTCAATGTAAACAGTGATTTAGGAATAGGAATGGTAATGTCACTGGGAATGGCGGTAGGAATTATATTTTCCTTTATTACTCCCGGTTATCAGGCAGATATGTCTACCTATTTATTCGGAAATATACTGCTTTCAAACAATACAAATATAATTTCTCTTTTAATACTGGACATTATTACAGTAATATTTTTTATTGTGTACTATAAAGGAATTGTATATACTAGTTTTGACGAGAAACTATATGGAATATACGGAGTACCTGTTTCTTTCATAAATTATTTTATGATTACTCTTATATCTTCAGCAATAATAATAAATATAAAGACAATAGGAATTATTCTTATTATTTCCATATTGACGATTCCCCAAGCCGCTGCATCCATTGTAGCAAAAAAATATTCAGTTATTATATTACTGTCAGTACTTTTTTCCTTTTTAGGAATTCTTTCGGGATTATATTTTTCATATGTGCTTAATATTCCGTCAGGTCCTTCCATAATAGTATCATTAATTATTTTGATTGTCATAATAAAATTTTTTTCTTTTTTTCGAAAAAATGATTGA